Proteins encoded together in one Campylobacter concisus window:
- a CDS encoding DUF523 domain-containing protein — protein sequence MREKVLISACLAGINCKFNGENNLLGSGILDEISKKYHLLFICPEVFGGLSTPREPAEMKDGLVVTKTAKDVSENFKFGAEICLKIAKLNGCKKAILKARSPSCGSGQIYDGSFTKKLILGDGVAAKLLKENGILVFSEDEMGRLDV from the coding sequence TTGAGAGAAAAGGTCTTAATAAGCGCTTGTCTGGCTGGCATAAACTGCAAATTTAACGGCGAAAATAACCTTTTGGGTAGTGGCATTTTAGATGAAATTTCAAAAAAATATCATCTGCTTTTTATCTGTCCAGAGGTTTTTGGCGGACTTAGCACGCCAAGAGAGCCAGCTGAGATGAAAGATGGCTTAGTCGTCACAAAAACAGCTAAAGATGTGAGCGAAAATTTTAAATTTGGGGCTGAGATTTGCCTAAAGATAGCTAAGCTAAATGGCTGCAAAAAGGCTATTTTAAAAGCAAGAAGTCCAAGCTGCGGGAGCGGGCAAATTTATGATGGAAGCTTCACTAAAAAGCTCATTTTAGGCGACGGCGTAGCGGCAAAACTGCTAAAAGAAAATGGTATTTTAGTTTTTAGCGAAGATGAGATGGGACGGCTTGATGTTTGA
- a CDS encoding ATP-dependent DNA helicase, translating to MKDQILEILSRSNVFLTGGGGVGKSYLTASIIRHYKENFKNVVILGSTGISAVSLGGVSLHSFFKFGYCKDYEELRRLDYRQKDKLSKLRNMLDACDLLVIDEISMVSSNVMEMIRYRLLTSKFKGRVLIVGDFYQLPPVQKEQNESKLFNFLYAFNSSAWEDMKFTNVELLLSKRTNDLKFYEILSRLRVGELDDEMIAYIESLRVGAIEPDSETSVLFGRNAEAEMLNQKRLLALNAPLEISNSDVLVMDENLDKKEFEKWANTLNISRNLEMKIGAKIIFTSNKWGEYYNGEQGKIMQILKENGAISSVIVQKDSGEICEIEKCAYNFCALNLNEDEIEENVQASLYQFPFKLAYALTIHKSQGMSINSLICNINHIFAKGQLYVALSRAVNPKNLKLFYDKKSDFRQHLRKVVKIDDEVKKFYQENVFLHIKESL from the coding sequence ATGAAAGATCAAATTTTAGAAATTTTATCTCGCTCAAATGTCTTTTTAACTGGCGGCGGCGGTGTTGGCAAGAGCTATCTAACCGCCTCCATCATCAGACACTACAAAGAAAATTTTAAAAATGTCGTCATCCTTGGCTCAACTGGCATAAGCGCTGTTAGTCTTGGAGGCGTGAGCTTGCATAGCTTTTTTAAATTTGGCTACTGCAAGGACTACGAGGAGCTAAGACGGCTTGACTACCGCCAAAAAGATAAGCTAAGCAAGCTACGAAATATGCTAGACGCTTGCGATCTGCTTGTAATAGACGAAATTTCGATGGTTAGCTCAAATGTTATGGAGATGATAAGATACCGCTTGCTTACATCTAAATTTAAAGGCAGGGTGCTTATAGTGGGCGACTTTTATCAGCTGCCACCCGTGCAAAAAGAGCAAAATGAGAGCAAACTTTTTAACTTTTTATACGCTTTTAACTCCAGTGCGTGGGAGGATATGAAATTTACAAATGTTGAGCTTTTGCTCTCAAAACGCACAAATGATCTTAAATTTTATGAAATTCTCTCTCGTCTTAGAGTTGGCGAGCTAGATGATGAGATGATTGCCTACATCGAGAGCTTGCGAGTGGGAGCTATCGAGCCAGATAGCGAGACTAGTGTGCTTTTTGGCAGAAATGCAGAGGCTGAGATGCTAAATCAAAAAAGACTTCTTGCGCTTAATGCACCGCTTGAAATTTCAAACTCAGACGTGCTTGTTATGGATGAAAATTTAGATAAAAAAGAGTTTGAAAAGTGGGCAAATACGCTAAATATCTCACGAAATTTGGAGATGAAAATAGGCGCAAAAATCATCTTTACTTCAAATAAATGGGGCGAATACTACAACGGCGAGCAGGGCAAGATCATGCAAATTTTAAAAGAAAATGGCGCCATTTCAAGTGTGATCGTGCAAAAAGATAGCGGCGAGATCTGCGAGATAGAAAAGTGCGCTTATAACTTTTGCGCGCTAAATTTAAACGAAGACGAGATCGAGGAGAACGTGCAGGCTTCGCTTTATCAGTTTCCATTTAAGCTTGCCTATGCGCTAACTATCCATAAGTCTCAAGGCATGAGTATAAATTCGCTCATTTGCAACATCAACCACATCTTTGCCAAAGGGCAGCTCTACGTCGCACTTTCTCGCGCGGTAAATCCTAAAAATTTAAAACTTTTTTATGATAAGAAAAGTGATTTTAGGCAGCATTTAAGAAAAGTGGTTAAAATTGACGACGAAGTTAAGAAATTTTACCAAGAAAACGTATTTTTGCATATTAAGGAGAGTTTATGA
- a CDS encoding SH3 domain-containing protein — protein sequence MKKGIFLALSVALFLGCSQTTKPEPNKQQNALPDENVYKPNERISLLEFEVKQDASSLPQNMQSASFAQDEILKRRFKVFTLRGVKFNPNDAFWAFNVYKPSEKRKYFGSNFRQIPQSWFDAQKENANFAGFLQISAYALTSANTAVRNFPTDEPIFLNPQTPGEGYPFDYLQESTLSIAHPLFVSHLSKDRAWAFVSDDAVWGWVKVEDIKFISDEEALAYQKSSFVTIKTDKMPVYDKGGNFLFYSRVGAILPVLAQDDKNYYGKIYVRNMLREFVLPKSFSALFPLKFNDSNLKTILSSLLTQPYGWGGVDKLRDCSLFTKDLLASFGVWLPRNSRAQANMGEKINLKGLSNAAKSKEIKEKGVPYLTLVHLPGHIMLYAGYKGDDIYVVHDAWGLKTTNNGRALIGATAITTLNIGQNRSDIQSANLLISKVDSINVMRPEQGMLDKARKMSALQRAYGVKIEENLVKFSDGTSLVYDDFKQKDEECSTGADIEDMNALDYAAFSPLSAALSDAGRCRNYELLGKIYGSNESAVKANLVDVIWLKDFLNLPLKFNSKNGAAAALQDVSNELNEMVKSDPNLLLYLKDPGGTFKWRIIAGTNRLSAHSYGIAIDINVKKSHYWQWSKSYENLIPEKIVRVFEKHKFIWGGRWKHFDTMHFEYRPEMFE from the coding sequence TTGAAAAAAGGTATATTTTTAGCACTTAGCGTTGCTTTGTTTTTGGGTTGTTCGCAGACAACAAAACCAGAGCCAAACAAGCAGCAAAATGCCCTGCCAGACGAAAATGTCTATAAGCCAAATGAGCGCATCAGCCTGCTTGAATTTGAAGTAAAACAAGACGCCTCGTCGCTACCTCAAAATATGCAAAGTGCGAGCTTTGCTCAAGATGAAATTTTAAAAAGAAGGTTTAAAGTTTTTACTTTAAGAGGCGTGAAATTTAACCCAAACGACGCTTTTTGGGCGTTTAATGTATATAAACCAAGCGAGAAGAGAAAGTATTTTGGCTCAAATTTTAGGCAGATACCTCAAAGCTGGTTTGACGCACAAAAGGAGAATGCAAATTTCGCTGGTTTTTTGCAAATTTCAGCTTACGCTCTAACTTCAGCAAACACAGCTGTAAGAAATTTCCCAACCGACGAGCCGATATTTTTAAACCCGCAAACTCCAGGCGAGGGCTATCCGTTTGATTATTTGCAAGAATCAACCCTAAGCATCGCTCATCCGCTCTTTGTATCGCACCTCTCAAAAGATAGGGCATGGGCGTTTGTGAGTGATGATGCGGTTTGGGGCTGGGTGAAGGTTGAGGATATCAAATTTATAAGCGATGAAGAGGCGCTTGCCTATCAAAAATCAAGCTTTGTAACGATAAAAACCGACAAGATGCCAGTTTATGACAAGGGCGGAAACTTCTTGTTTTACTCACGTGTCGGCGCGATACTGCCAGTTTTGGCGCAAGATGACAAAAACTACTACGGCAAAATTTATGTAAGAAATATGCTTAGGGAGTTTGTCCTCCCAAAGTCTTTTAGCGCCCTTTTTCCACTTAAATTTAATGACTCAAATTTAAAAACAATTCTTAGTTCGCTTCTTACTCAGCCTTATGGCTGGGGCGGGGTGGATAAGCTAAGAGACTGCTCGCTTTTTACAAAAGACTTGCTAGCAAGCTTTGGCGTGTGGTTACCTAGGAACTCAAGGGCGCAGGCAAATATGGGAGAAAAGATCAATCTAAAAGGCCTTAGCAACGCTGCAAAGAGCAAAGAGATAAAAGAAAAGGGCGTGCCATATCTCACGCTCGTGCATCTGCCAGGCCACATCATGCTCTACGCTGGATATAAGGGCGATGATATCTATGTCGTGCATGATGCTTGGGGGCTAAAGACTACAAACAACGGCCGCGCGCTAATCGGAGCGACTGCGATAACTACGCTAAACATCGGACAAAACAGAAGCGACATACAAAGTGCAAATTTGCTAATTTCTAAGGTTGATTCTATAAATGTGATGAGACCTGAGCAAGGGATGCTAGATAAGGCTAGAAAGATGTCGGCTTTGCAGCGAGCTTATGGCGTAAAGATAGAAGAAAATTTGGTTAAATTTAGTGATGGCACGAGTTTAGTCTATGATGATTTTAAACAAAAAGATGAAGAGTGCAGCACTGGCGCTGACATAGAGGATATGAACGCGCTTGATTACGCTGCGTTTTCGCCACTTAGCGCGGCACTAAGTGATGCTGGTAGATGCAGAAACTACGAGCTTTTAGGCAAAATTTATGGCTCAAACGAGAGCGCGGTAAAGGCAAATTTAGTAGATGTCATCTGGCTAAAAGATTTTTTAAATTTGCCTTTAAAATTTAACTCTAAAAATGGCGCCGCAGCTGCCTTGCAGGATGTGAGCAACGAGCTAAACGAGATGGTAAAGAGCGATCCAAATTTACTTCTGTACCTAAAAGATCCAGGCGGGACATTTAAGTGGCGCATCATCGCTGGCACAAACCGCCTAAGCGCGCACAGCTACGGCATCGCGATCGATATAAATGTAAAAAAGAGCCACTACTGGCAGTGGAGCAAGAGCTATGAGAATTTGATCCCTGAAAAGATCGTGCGAGTATTTGAAAAGCATAAATTTATCTGGGGCGGACGCTGGAAGCACTTTGATACGATGCATTTTGAGTATCGCCCAGAGATGTTTGAGTAG
- a CDS encoding chemotaxis protein: MFERLKDNVMLEVIFKYIILLLFFACVVGLFASGVLFLKGEMSENSLNLHIFFGFSLVVLTIIHSYVKKKKLKKLSLEFKNILKHKPVQMDCNTTRFLNALNDVKVGELSKKFGSDIAEILRSNDIKVKDQNETMKQICKNNDEKMFYIFVLIVEAIFKDKEEI; encoded by the coding sequence ATGTTTGAGAGGCTAAAAGATAACGTCATGCTCGAAGTGATCTTTAAATACATCATCTTACTGCTATTTTTTGCCTGCGTGGTGGGGCTTTTTGCAAGCGGTGTGCTCTTTTTAAAGGGAGAGATGAGCGAAAATTCGCTAAATTTGCACATTTTCTTTGGCTTTAGCTTGGTTGTCCTCACCATAATCCACAGCTATGTTAAAAAGAAAAAGCTAAAAAAGCTAAGCCTTGAGTTTAAAAATATCTTAAAGCATAAGCCAGTGCAGATGGACTGCAACACGACAAGGTTTTTAAACGCGCTAAATGATGTCAAAGTTGGCGAGCTTTCAAAGAAATTTGGCTCAGATATTGCAGAAATTTTAAGATCAAACGATATAAAGGTCAAGGATCAAAACGAGACGATGAAGCAAATTTGCAAAAACAACGATGAAAAGATGTTTTATATCTTTGTTTTGATCGTCGAAGCTATATTTAAGGATAAGGAAGAAATTTGA
- a CDS encoding D-amino acid aminotransferase codes for MADKALDIVFVNGEFVPKDEAKVSAFDRGFIFGDGIYEVVPVINSKMVDKEGFWSRFERSLNEIDISLPYEKDKFEAILNEMIAKNALKEGGIYMQVTRGVAFRNFYFMENLTPSVFIFCYESEILNNPAAKTGIKVVSVEDIRWKRRDIKSISLLAQCYAKNEAHKKGADEGFMVENGFVTEGCSSSAFIIKDKTLITKPLSNEILPGIRRMRLLRIAKDIGLKIEERKFSMDEVYAADEVFISAATLILLPVIYADGKAINGAKVGEISSKLREIYASELLKEAGL; via the coding sequence ATGGCAGATAAAGCTTTGGATATCGTCTTTGTAAATGGCGAGTTTGTGCCAAAAGATGAGGCAAAAGTTAGTGCGTTTGATAGGGGATTTATATTTGGTGATGGAATTTATGAAGTAGTGCCTGTGATAAATTCAAAAATGGTCGATAAAGAGGGCTTTTGGTCGAGGTTTGAGAGAAGCTTAAATGAGATAGATATAAGCCTGCCTTACGAAAAAGATAAATTTGAAGCGATCTTAAATGAGATGATCGCCAAAAACGCCTTAAAAGAGGGTGGAATTTACATGCAAGTAACAAGAGGCGTGGCGTTTAGAAATTTCTATTTTATGGAAAATTTAACTCCAAGCGTCTTTATCTTTTGCTACGAGAGTGAAATTTTAAACAACCCAGCTGCAAAAACTGGCATAAAAGTGGTAAGCGTCGAGGACATCAGGTGGAAGAGGCGCGACATAAAGTCGATCTCGCTTCTAGCTCAGTGCTACGCTAAAAATGAGGCTCACAAAAAGGGCGCGGACGAGGGATTTATGGTAGAAAACGGCTTTGTCACAGAGGGCTGTAGCTCGAGCGCTTTTATCATCAAGGATAAAACTCTCATCACCAAGCCACTTTCAAATGAAATTTTACCAGGGATCCGCCGTATGAGGCTTTTAAGGATCGCTAAAGATATCGGACTAAAGATAGAGGAGCGCAAATTTAGCATGGACGAGGTTTACGCGGCTGATGAAGTCTTTATCTCGGCTGCTACGCTCATCCTTTTGCCAGTCATCTATGCTGATGGCAAGGCGATAAACGGCGCAAAAGTGGGTGAAATCTCAAGCAAACTTCGTGAAATTTATGCTAGCGAGCTTTTAAAAGAAGCTGGGCTTTGA